A portion of the Epinephelus moara isolate mb chromosome 4, YSFRI_EMoa_1.0, whole genome shotgun sequence genome contains these proteins:
- the LOC126389191 gene encoding synaptopodin yields MEMEKGHTSIRRGVSWSPGGLRKPLQATQNMHTPGTECNASWETTGFNKEQMSRKTNLTRSASLSEKELKEARVRSQIIAAQLTVPSNSSSRGVQLFNRRKQRVNAFTLESCGEGSEEDRAENVKTEPSSNKLTWAERSTEEKDRVLNFKNSVSKPLLSPPGTHSVGDIMEEPSKDFHKEEDMEDSVIQERHFLPVKEEQEEEEEARDKIHEELEDKNKDEIPPGSNKTGPVLMGHVEGQAEINGGQTGPVPPGKLHNGCHSTSGPERVSAPTTKQTSTIINRTARPFFSPLTVQSPEAASPVTEIPPPPSYATPPLPSFTAPQPSAFSPPPPPPSYPTPPLPAFTNQPPQTYYSSPPPMSPVMSPPPSQYPMPSVSQYPPMPHYGPPTAPKPSTFVPQPAGERKPIIQIKTGILEEGAARRGSRKSMFTFKEKTVVAPNPELLSLVQGADERKKHGQRSVPEPASEEELLALGAEASNFLAKEEERAEEAIAPEWASCLKTSRTRPRAEHRPEQTLTNVSGKGAELFAKRQSRMEKYVIEKQNAGQRRSPSPTMSLPPSWVYPSNMPGRVKAMAKNSDMSAQVSQNVKAQQAVKQKPRQRAPAPEPIPEPPPLENGCSKIEMDLSRHRPYQLSSSLFILNPVKDPMSTLPKGAPQSQNLISTQPFSRQTSLPNNPPSHFSAQCMSPQLPLSPTGGGAEYPPNPAYGQPRISSPAFSPERVSSPRSGIQAPRPKFSAKNAGITPQTPKDSSPAETPTETPTPTWTPSLTRRFSSPEGPTGAWTPSLQSNRPSTTISSRSVTSPVSSPRGTRCQSPMASQNIQFSTATSTAASRPPQTSAASRRSPWGSRCQSPVVSQNTQSSSISSTPGFRQSQTSTATSPLSPPWGSRSQSPMVSQNTQSSSISSTPGFRPSQTSTTTSPPWSSRCQSPMVSQHTQSSTVTSTSTPRPSQTSTATSPRSPWGSRCQSPMVSQNTQSSTISFVPSSRPSQTSTVTSPVSPPWGSRSQSPALSHTSLSFSTTKPLYTSSATSPPPKDSRCMSPIINNPDSKANHRLLAKNIINAAKRKNSPSPGALSGHSLPISPLGNSHHGYDCHKPPISPFQSRAFGAQSPTFTSPPQTPTQRICSPVRLYNTRSLTDSDASVESEDSGLRSPGLHSYNTCPRGWGGSLRVKRSTVSTDL; encoded by the exons AAGGGACATACATCTATCAGGAGAGGAGTGAGCTGGAGCCCAGGAGGATTGAGAAAACCTCTACAGGCAACGCAAAACATGCATACCCCTGGGACAGAATGCAATGCATCATGGGAGACGACAGGATTCAACAAAGAACAGATGAGCCGGAAAACAA ATCTGACCAGGAGCGCCAGTTTATCAGAGAAGGAGCTAAAGGAGGCTCGTGTCAGGAGTCAGATCATCGCTGCTCAGCTCACAGTCCCTTCCAACTCCAGCTCCAGAGGCGTGCAGCTCTTCAACCGGCGCAAGCAGAGAGTCAACGCCTTCACGCTTGAAAGCTGTGGAGAGGggtcagaggaggacagagctgAGAATGTGAAAACAGAACCCTCATCTAACAAACTAACATGGGCAGAGAGGAGCACTGAGGAAAAGGATAGAGTCCTGAACTTTAAGAATAGCGTTAGCAAGCCCCTTTTGTCACCACCTGGGACACATTCAGTAGGTGATATCATGGAGGAGCCAAGTAAGGATTTCCACAAGGAAGAGGACATGGAAGACAGTGTTATCCAAGAGAGACATTTCCTTCCTGTCAAggaagagcaggaggaagaggaggaggcaagAGATAAAATCCACGAGGAGCTTGAGGACAAAAACAAGGATGAGATTCCCCCTGGAAGTAATAAAACTGGCCCAGTTCTGATGGGGCATGTTGAGGGGCAGGCAGAGATAAATGGGGGCCAGACAGGGCCAGTTCCCCCTGGAAAGCTTCATAATGGCTGCCACAGTACTTCTGGACCTGAGCGGGTGTCTGCGCCCACAACCAAACAGACAAGCACCATCATTAATCGGACTGCCAGGCCCTTTTTTTCACCGCTGACAGTGCAGTCTCCAGAGGCAGCCAGCCCTGTCACAGAgatcccccctcctccttcttacgccactcctcctcttccttctttcACTGCTCCCCAACCTTCGGCGTTCtcaccaccccctcctcctccgtcATACCCCACACCTCCTTTACCAGCCTTTACAAACCAACCTCCGCAGACCTACTACTCCAGTCCACCTCCGATGTCTCCTGTCATGTCCCCTCCACCATCCCAGTACCCTATGCCTTCTGTATCTCAGTACCCACCCATGCCCCATTACGGCCCTCCCACAGCCCCAAAGCCCTCCACCTTCGTTCCTCAGCCTGCTGGAGAGAGGAAGCCGataatacaaattaaaacaggaaTACTGGAGGAGGGTGCTGCTAGAAGGGGAAGTAGGAAGTCAATGTTCACATTCAAAGAGAAGACAGTGGTAGCTCCGAACCCTGAGCTGCTCTCCTTGGTGCAGGGGGCGGATGAAAGGAAGAAACATGGACAAAGATCTGTGCCTGAGCCAGCATCTGAAGAAGAGTTATTGGCGCTAGGTGCAGAGGCCTCCAACTTTCTTGCCAAGGAGGAGGAAAGGGCCGAGGAGGCAATAGCACCAGAGTGGGCCTCCTGCCTCAAGACCTCCAGGACCCGTCCGAGGGCAGAGCACAGGCCGGAGCAGACCCTCACCAATGTATCAGGAAAGGGGGCTGAACTGTTTGCCAAGCGTCAGTCCAGGATGGAGAAATATGTCATTGAGAAGCAAAATGCAGGACAAAGGAGGTCTCCTTCTCCTACAATGTCGCTGCCACCATCTTGGGTGTACCCATCAAACATGCCCGGCAGGGTCAAAGCCATGGCTAAAAACTCTGACATGAGCGCTCAAGTTTCACAAAACGTAAAGGCCCAACAAGCAGTCAAGCAAAAACCAAGGCAAAGAGCTCCAGCGCCAGAGCCAATTCCAGAACCTCCTCCTCTAGAAAATGGCTGCTCCAAGATAGAGATGGACTTGTCAAGGCACCGGCCCTACCAGCTTTCATCTTCCCTCTTCATCCTTAACCCAGTCAAGGACCCCATGAGTACCCTACCCAAAGGAGCGCCACAGTCCCAGAACCTGATATCTACCCAGCCTTTCTCTCGACAGACCTCCTTACCTAATAACCCTCCTTCTCACTTCAGTGCCCAATGTATGTCTCCACAGCTGCCCCTCAGCCccacaggaggaggagcagaataTCCACCAAATCCAGCGTATGGGCAGCCAAGGATCAGCTCTCCGGCCTTTTCTCCAGAGCGAGTATCCTCTCCTCGGTCAGGGATCCAGGCACCGAGGCCCAAATTTTCTGCCAAGAATGCAGGGATTACACCGCAG ACACCAAAGGATTCCTCACCAGCTGAAACCCCCACTGAGACTCCTACGCCAACCTGGACGCCCAGCCTCACCAGACGTTTCAGCAGCCCAGAGGGCCCCACTGGGGCCTGGACTCCCAGCCTCCAAAGTAATCGGCCCTCCACCACCATCTCCAGTCGCTCCGTTACTTCCCCTGTATCCTCTCCCAGGGGCACAAGATGCCAATCCCCTATGGCCAGTCAGAATATCCAGTTTTCCACTGCTACCTCCACTGCAGCATCCAGACCCCCCCAAACATCAGCCGCATCTCGACGCTCTCCGTGGGGTTCAAGATGTCAGTCCCCAGTGGTGAGCCAGAATACTCAGTCCTCCAGCATCTCCTCCACACCTGGTTTCAGACAATCCCAAACTTCTACAGCTACTTCTCCGCTTTCTCCTCCTTGGGGTTCAAGATCTCAGTCCCCAATGGTGAGCCAGAATACTCAGTCTTCCAGCATCTCCTCCACACCTGGTTTCAGACCATCCCAAACTTCTACGACTACTTCTCCTCCTTGGAGTTCAAGATGCCAGTCCCCAATGGTAAGCCAACATACTCAGTCTTCCACTGTCACCTCCACGTCAACACCCCGACCCTCCCAGACATCTACAGCCACATCCCCTCGCTCTCCTTGGGGATCAAGATGCCAGTCCCCTATGGTGAGCCAAAATACCCAGTCTTCCACCATCTCCTTTGTTCCCTCATCCAGACCATCCCAAACATCCACAGTCAcatctcctgtctctcctccctGGGGCTCACGTTCCCAGTCTCCTGCACTCTCTCATACCAGTTTGTCCTTCTCCACCACTAAACCTCTGTACACATCTTCTGCCACCTCACCCCCACCCAAAGACAGTCGCTGCATGTCCCCCATTATTAACAACCCAGACTCTAAAGCCAACCATCGTCTGCTGGCCAAGAACATCATCAATGCAGCCAAACGTAAAAACAGCCCCTCCCCTGGAGCACTGAGCGGTCACAGCCTCCCCATCTCACCTCTGGGAAATTCCCACCATGGCTATGACTGTCACAAACCACCCATCAGCCCTTTCCAGTCACGGGCATTTGGGGCCCAGTCCCCTACCTTCACCAGCCCTCCCCAAACCCCCACACAGAGGATCTGCTCTCCTGTGAGGCTCTACAACACTCGGTCTCTCACCGACTCTGATGCCTCTGTTGAGTCTGAAGACTCAGGCCTCCGATCGCCTGGCCTGCACTCCTACAACACCTGCCCCCGCGGCTGGGGAGGTAGCCTGAGGGTGAAGCGAAGCACCGTCTCCACTGACCTGTGA
- the tspan17 gene encoding tetraspanin-17 produces the protein MSRKHHHFKGAEVSCCVKYFLFGFNILFWLLGAAFLGIGLWAWAEKGVLSNLSSITDLGGFDPVWLFIVVGGVMFILGFAGCIGALRENTSLLKFFSVFLGLIFFLELTAGILAFVFKDWIKDQLNFFINNNVKAYRDDIDLQNLIDFAQEYWSCCGAHGPDDWNLNIYFNCTELNPSRERCGVPFSCCVKDPAEDVINTQCGYDVRLQGDLDRQKYIYTKGCVGQFEKWLQDNLIIVAGIFVGIALLQIFGICLAQNLVSDVKAVKANW, from the exons ATGAGTAGAAAACACCATCATTTTAAAGGAGCCGAAGTCAGTTGCTGTGTGAAATACTTCCTATTTGgattcaacattttattctgg TTACTAGGAGCCGCATTCTTGGGCATAGGCCTGTGGGCATGGGCGGAGAAG GGCGTGCTGTCCAATCTGTCATCCATCACAGACCTAGGGGGCTTCGACCCCGTGTGGCTCTTCATCGTCGTAGGAGGGGTCATGTTCATCCTGGGCTTTGCCGGCTGCATTGGAGCGCTCAGAGAGAACACCTCCCTGCTTAAATTT TTTTCTGTGTTCCTGGGTTTGATCTTCTTCTTGGAGCTGACTGCGGGGATCCTCGCCTTTGTCTTTAAGGACTGGATCAAAGACCAGCTCAACTTTTTCATCAACAATAATGTCAAGGCCTACCGTGATGACATCGACTTGCAGAATCTCATTGACTTTGCCCAGGAATAT TGGTCATGCTGTGGAGCTCACGGGCCCGACGACTGGAACCTAAACATCTACTTCaactgcactgagctgaaccCCAGTAGGGAGCGCTGTGGAGTCCCGTTCTCCTGCTGTGTCAAAGACCCTGCA gAGGATGTCATCAACACGCAGTGTGGTTATGATGTTCGGCTTCAAGGG GACCTGGACCGGCAGAAATATATCTACACTAAGGGCTGTGTGGGACAGTTTGAGAAGTGGCTTCAGGACAACCTGATTATTGTAGCTGGAATCTTTGTTGGTATTGCACTTTTACAG ATTTTTGGTATCTGCCTCGCTCAAAACCTCGTGAGCGACGTCAAAGCTGTCAAAGCCAACTGGTGA